A window of Streptomyces sp. NBC_01241 genomic DNA:
TTGCTCGGACCCGGTCGCCGACACCTGGCCCTGGCGGGCGCTGTTGCGCCACGGCAGCAGACCCGCCCGACCCGCCCGCAGCATCAGCTGATCGAGGAGGGCGACGAAGGTCAGCCCGATCACGAGTCCGGCAGCGTCATCAGCGCGACGAATTCCATCCGTACAGACTTACACCGAACGGCAATTGGGTGGCGGCGTCGCGCATCCGTCGCGAGAACGACCGTGCGGGCCGTCGCGCAGTGCGACGGCCCGCACGGTCCTGGCGGGTGAGGCCCCGGAGGTCAGCCGTTGGGGAGGATGACCGCGCGGCCGTTGATCTTGCCGTGGTGCAGCCGCTCGTAGGCCAGCGGCGCCTCGTCCAGCGTGTAGGTCTCGACGTGCACCTCGACCGATCCCGCGCGGGCCAGGTCGAGCACCTCGGCGAGTTCGGAGCGCGATCCCCAGTACGGGGAGGTCACCGTCGTGTTGTACGGCAGGGAGCCGAAGCCCACCGGCAGCGCGCCGCCGCCGATGCCGACGATCGTGACGTCCGAGTCGATGGCGGCCGCGGCCCCGGCCGTGACGACGGTCGGCGGTGCTCCGACGAAGTCGAGGACGACCTGCGCGCCGACGCCACGGGTCAGCTCGCGTACCTTCGCCGCCGCGTGCTCGTCGGAGAGCACGGTCTCGTGGGCGCCGACGGTGCGGGCCAGGGCGAGCTTGTCTTCCGAGACGTCCAGGGCGATGACCCGGACGGCCGTCATGGCGCGCAGCAGTTGGATAGCGACGTGGCCGAGGCCGCCCGTGCCGATGACGACGGCGGTGGCACCGGGTACCAGCTTGGGCAGGGACCGCTTGATCGCGTGGTACGGGGTCAGGCCTGCGTCGGTGAGCGGTACGGCCTGGACCGGGTCGAGGCCGCCGAGCGGAAGCAGGTGGCGCGGGTCATCGACGATCATGTACTCGGCCATGGCACCGGGCGACCCCAGTCCGGGCGGGGTGATGCCCAGTTCCTTGGCCCGAAGGCAGTAGTTCTCCTTGCCCTCGGCGCACTTGACGCACGTACCGCAGCCCCAGGGGCCATAGACCGCGACGGGCTCGCCGATCGAGAGGCCGCTCACTCCGTCGCCGAGCGCCGCGACGGTGCCCACGCCCTCGTGGCCGAGAGTGAGCGGCAGCGGGAAGGGGATCTGCTCGGCGGGCCAGCTCATCACGGCGATGTCGGAGTGGCAGACACCTGCGGCGGTGACCTTGAGCAGCACCTGGCCGGGGCCGGGCTCCGGGTCGGGCACGGTGACGACCTCGGGTGCCGCGCCGACGGTGCGGTACTGAACGGCCTTCATGGGGTCTCCTGACTCTTTGTGTTTCTCTGCTTGCCCCCGTTACCGCCTGTCCGTCGCTCACGGAGCGGAGTAGCCGCCGTCCACCAGGTGGTAGCTGCCGTGGATGAAGGAGGCGCGGTCGGAGAGCAGGAAGGCGGCGAGTTCGGCGACTTCCTGGGCCGTGCCGAGGCGTCCGGCCGGGTGCAGCGAGATGAGGTGGTCGCGGGCCGGGCCGTCCGTGTCACGCAGCAGCGGTGTGTCGATGAAGCCGGGGCCGACGGCGTTGATCCGGACGTTCTGTGCCGCGTATTCGAGGGCGGCGGTCTTGGTGAGGCCGACGACACCGTGCTTGGCGGCCACGTACGCGGGCGATCCGGCGAAGCCGTTGGTGCCGAGGATCGACGACATGTTGACGACGGCGCCGCCGCCCGCCGCGACGATCGCGGGGAGTTCGTAGCGCATCGAGTGGAAGACGCCGCTGAGGTTGGTGGCGACGACCCGGTTCCAGTCCTCGATGGCGTACTCACCGGTGGTGTTGCTCGGACCGCCGATGCCCGCGTTGTTGACGGCGAGGTGCAGGGCGCCGAACGTGTCGACGGTGAAGCGGACGCCCGCTTCGACGGACACGGGGTCGGTCACGTCCATGGCGACTGCGACGGCCTTGGCGCCGGCGCTCTCCAGTTCGGCGACGGCCTTGCGGGCGTTGGCCTCGTCGTAGTCGGCCACGACGACGGACGCGCCGCCTGCGGCCAGCCGGTGGACCAGGGCCAGGCCGATGCCGGAGGCGCCGCCCGTGACGAGGGCGGTCCGGCCGGCGAACTCCTGGTCGGCCGGGGTGAGGGGGGTGCTCATGAGCGTGCGTTTCCTTCCGTGGTGCGGTGCGGCGCCGGCCCGGCGGGAAGCTGCGTGAGCAGGTCGCCGGAGAGGGCGTCGAAGGCCTGCGCGACCAGTCGGGGCAGGCCTTCCGGCTGCCCGCCGCGGACCCAGGCCGCCTGGGCGGCGAGGAGTGCTCCGGCGCCCGCGGCGACCGTGACGGCGGGGCGGATGTCCAGCCGCGGGTCGACTCCGAGCCGGTTCGCGACGATGACGATCGAGTCCTCCTGCGCGTCCACCCGGATGTGGTGGAACGCGGCGTAGAGGGTCGGTTCCTGCTCGGCGAGAACCAGCACGTCGAAGATCCGGGCGCGCCGGTGCCAGGCCTGCGCGTCGGGGTCGTCCAGCCAGTCGAGGACGGCGAGCCGGTAGGCGGTGAGCGGGGGCTCGTCGGCGGGGCGGGCGCGCAGGGCGTCGTTGATCCGGTCGCCGTCGCCCCGGATCGAGTCCAGGACGGCGGCTTCCTTGCTCGTGAAGTACCGGCTGAAGGTCCGCCGGTCGACGTCCGCGCGTTCCGCGATCTCCTCGACCGTCACATTCTTCAGGCCCCGGTCGAGCACGAGCTCGAACGCGGCCTGCGCCAGTGCGTCCCGGGTCCTGCGGGCCTTGCGGCTCCGTCGCTCCGGGGTCTTCCGTTCCGGATTCATAAGTGCACCGTACACCCAAAATGTCCCGCCGCGACAAAAGTCCCGATGGGACATTGGATCGGCGGGGCGTCGGATCCGCGGGGCATCGGATCGGTGGTGCATCACCAGGGCCGTGACGAAGCGTTCGACGTCCCCGGTCTGGGCGGAGAAGGCGTTGTGCCGGGCGAGGCATCCCCCAGGGCGTCGGCCACACCGGTCAGGGTCGGCTCACGAATGGCCGCTTCCCGAAACACCCCGAGCGCGGCGAGGCCCTTGCCCTGGACGTCCCCGAAGATCACCCGGGTGCCGTAGGGCGACTGGACGACCTCGTAGATGTCGCCGCCGACCAGGCGGTCCTCCTCGATCGGCGAAGCCGGCCGCCTCCCCCGCGTCCGTACCCGGGAGCGTCACTCCTCGCGTCGCCGGCCGGCGCCGGAACCCGATCGTCACAGCCCATTTCTCCCGGGACCGCCGGCCCCGCGCCGGCGTTCCCGGGACAGTCCAGCCGGGTCGCGGGGGCCCCTGTCGTCTTTCGTCAAGCGAGGCGTGGGGTTCGGGGTGCGTAGAAGGTGCCGTCGCGGAGCATCGCGAACAGCACGCCGAGGGTGATGGCGCCACCGGGTCCGGCGAGGCCGGCGGCGTCGGCCCGGTCCGCGGCCTCGGTCGGGTCCGGGACCGCGCCCCAGGGCGCCACGTCCGCCGGGTAGCGCAGGACGCGGCCGCGGTGCTCGGCGAAGTGGGCGTGCGGACCGGTCAGCACGGCGCGGACCGGGTTGTCCAGCGGGTGCGCGTCACCGGCGGCGGCACGCGGAGCACTCACGCGTCCACCTCGATCACTGTCTTCCCGCGCGCGTGTCCGCTCTCCACGGAACGCAGTGCTTCTGCCGCCCCGGAGAGCGGGAAGGTCGCGGTCACATGCGTCCGCAGAACTCCGGCGACGACGAGGTTCGCCACCTCGTCGAGGACAGCCGCGGTACGGGCGCGGGCGACGGCCGCCCCGCCGAGCTCCACCGCCAGGGGCTTGCCCCCGGCACTGATCAGCGTCGCCGGGTCGGCGAGGAGCGGGGCCACGCTCCTGAGGGTGTCGCCGCCGACCAGGTCGAAGATCGCGTCGACGCCGTCGGGCGCCGCCGCCCGCACCCGGTCGGCGAGACCCGGGCCGGATTCGACGTGCACCGCGCCGAGCGACTCGACGAAGTCCTTCTTGGCCGCGCTCGCGGCGGCGATGACATGGACACCGGCGTGGCGGGCGAGCTGGACCGCGAAGACACCGACCCCGCCT
This region includes:
- a CDS encoding NAD(P)-dependent alcohol dehydrogenase gives rise to the protein MKAVQYRTVGAAPEVVTVPDPEPGPGQVLLKVTAAGVCHSDIAVMSWPAEQIPFPLPLTLGHEGVGTVAALGDGVSGLSIGEPVAVYGPWGCGTCVKCAEGKENYCLRAKELGITPPGLGSPGAMAEYMIVDDPRHLLPLGGLDPVQAVPLTDAGLTPYHAIKRSLPKLVPGATAVVIGTGGLGHVAIQLLRAMTAVRVIALDVSEDKLALARTVGAHETVLSDEHAAAKVRELTRGVGAQVVLDFVGAPPTVVTAGAAAAIDSDVTIVGIGGGALPVGFGSLPYNTTVTSPYWGSRSELAEVLDLARAGSVEVHVETYTLDEAPLAYERLHHGKINGRAVILPNG
- a CDS encoding SDR family NAD(P)-dependent oxidoreductase, which encodes MSTPLTPADQEFAGRTALVTGGASGIGLALVHRLAAGGASVVVADYDEANARKAVAELESAGAKAVAVAMDVTDPVSVEAGVRFTVDTFGALHLAVNNAGIGGPSNTTGEYAIEDWNRVVATNLSGVFHSMRYELPAIVAAGGGAVVNMSSILGTNGFAGSPAYVAAKHGVVGLTKTAALEYAAQNVRINAVGPGFIDTPLLRDTDGPARDHLISLHPAGRLGTAQEVAELAAFLLSDRASFIHGSYHLVDGGYSAP
- a CDS encoding TetR family transcriptional regulator; this translates as MNPERKTPERRSRKARRTRDALAQAAFELVLDRGLKNVTVEEIAERADVDRRTFSRYFTSKEAAVLDSIRGDGDRINDALRARPADEPPLTAYRLAVLDWLDDPDAQAWHRRARIFDVLVLAEQEPTLYAAFHHIRVDAQEDSIVIVANRLGVDPRLDIRPAVTVAAGAGALLAAQAAWVRGGQPEGLPRLVAQAFDALSGDLLTQLPAGPAPHRTTEGNARS
- a CDS encoding NADP-dependent oxidoreductase — translated: MPKAYVFTRNGGPEVEALVEQDVPVPGPGELLVAVRAAGVNPVDWKLRTGYIRPGSEPQPFPTVFGSEAAGVVEGVGPDVEGFAVGDEVFGNPVTGGYAEYTLLPVAVTAHKPAGLSFADAAVLPVAAATAYDGVRQLDPAPGSTLLITGAGGGVGVFAVQLARHAGVHVIAAASAAKKDFVESLGAVHVESGPGLADRVRAAAPDGVDAIFDLVGGDTLRSVAPLLADPATLISAGGKPLAVELGGAAVARARTAAVLDEVANLVVAGVLRTHVTATFPLSGAAEALRSVESGHARGKTVIEVDA